The genomic region TTCAGTAATTATTTCCCTAAATCAATAACCAAAAAGCACtgctcaagaaaaaaaaaaccaaaaccaacaactAACAATGTGCCCCACTAGGATTCACTTGGTTCAGGCTATTAATGTTCCAAGAACTACCCAACACCCCACCTAAGTGCTCTAATAAAGTAACATGCATCCTGTGCTGATCCCGAGGTACATTACCATGTTCCTAGGAGGATACAGCTCCTTCTTCTTCCGGAGACTTGGGAGGGCTCTTAGACCTGGATCTAGAGTTGGATTCTCTCTTTGAGGCAGGGGGAGGGCTTCTAGATCTGGACCGGGATCTCGACCTGGACCGGGATCTGGAGACAGATGAGGACTTTGACTTGGATCTCCTGGCAGACCTGGACTTGGAGGTGGAGCGAGACCGAGAGCGTGTGCGAGACCGGGATTTCGATCGACTGTAGCGGGACCGACTGCGGGACCTAGAGCGGCTCCTGCTTCTAGATCGGCTGCGACGGCGTCTTCGAGGGCTAAAACataccagaagaaaaaaaaaaaaaaaaaaaaaaaaaggcgcgTTAAAAGTTTTTCACGGGTCATGCACGGACTGGAGCGAGTGCTGCGGGACAGGGAAGGCGGAACAGGACGCACGTGGGCAAGAAAATGAGTGTTGCGAGGGCGCCATTGTTCAGAGCGAATGGCCGGGGGCTAAATCTACTAAGGGCGAAACCCTTCCACTCCGAGGGAACCCCAGGTGCCTTTGCTAGTAAACCTCCAGTAAACCCCCGCTTCCTCTTCCCAGCCCCGCCGCGAAACTCGCCGGGAAAAGAACACAGAACCCCAGAATCGGTCCGGTTGGAAGGGACAACAGTGGGTCACCCgctccaacctccctgcttAAGCAGGGTCGTCCTAGAGCACACGGCTCAAGTTTGTGCCCATACGGTTCAGTGACGGAGACCTCACCACCTCTCTAGGCAACCAACATGAAAACAAACGGCTCCCACTGCACAGGCGCATAGCTAAGGTTCATCTCGTTTACTGCCCAAACTCCGCTGCCCGTTCCGCGGCTCTCACCTGCGGCTGCGGCGGCCGTAGCCGCTGCTGCTGTaccggcggggcggcggcccGCGGCGGCTGTGGTGCGAGTCGGGCGGGCGGCCGTAGCGGGCCATCTGCACGCGGAGCTCCCGGCCGTCCAGCACCGCCCCGTCCATCGCGTCCATCGCGTCCTCCGCGTCCCGCTTGTCGTGGAAGCGCACGAAGGCGAAGCCGCGGCTCTCCTTGGTGTAGCGGTCCCGGGGGATGTAGACGTCGCCCACGCGGCCGTACTTCTCAAAGACTCTCCGGAGGGTGTCCGGGGAGGTGCGGTAGGTCAGGTTGTCCACCTTGAGGGACGTCATGCCCTCCACGTCGGGCGGCGGGCGGCCGTAGCTCATGGTGGGCAGGAGCCCCtgaggggcggcggcggccgaaGAGAATAAACCTGAGAGGTTGAGGGGGGTCAGCAGCCGGCGCGGCCCTGAGGGCGACGCGCCTCACACCGCAGGGCGAGTCCAAAAAGGAGGAGAGCTACAGCGCATAGGGGAAAGCCGCAGGGTCCGCAGGGAGCAGCACCCACCTCAGGGTCCGAGGGGCGGCCCGAGGCCGGAGCGAAGCGCCAGGAGCGGCCACCCCGTCCCGCCGCGACGAGGAAATGAGGGGGAACCGCCCGCGCGCGCGGCTTAACGCCACAAAATGGCCGGCGGCGCCCCGGAAGGGAACGGGGCACCGCCCCGCCCGCGGCGCCGCGGGAGCGACCCCCgatccctttttcctttttttccccgaGGTGGTCCCGGAGGGAGCACGGGGAATCCGCCTCTAAATTAATAATTCGCCGTGTGGTTGGAAAGTGGCTGTTAAAACGCCGCCGCTGTGACCCGGAAGGGCTCGGTGGAGGCGGGGAAATTTTTGAACAATGTGCgttaaaagctgtaaaaaaccGCAGACAATagtaaaaacaatttaaaaaaaatataaaggcagagcagtgtgtgtgtgtgggaggaggaggagagggttGAGAAACCACGGGAAAAAAGAAGGATGGTGAAGGGAATCTCTTGtggcgcgggcgggcggggacGGTTTAAAATGGCGGACGTGGAGGGGAGAGCCGTGAGGGCAATGGGGCCGGGGCTCCGTGAGGGAACTGGCGGCCGGCTCGAGTTCTGTGAGGGCGGCGGTTCTCccggagcagctgctgtgggtgctCCGTGCCTTTCGTGCCCGGGTTCCGCTGTGTGCTTGTGGCGGCTGTGAGGGGCCGGGCAGCCCGGAGCTGGCTCTCGGCGGGCTCTCCTTTATTCCCCCCGGGGAAGCCTCCTCGGCTCCGCCGGCTCTGGATGTGCCACGGTGGATCCGCGCTGCAGCCCAGGCGGTCCCCGCCGGCTCCTCGGTGCCTGTGAGAGCCGAGCagggaaatattaaaataatcctCACACCGGCCCGCTTTGCAAGTTCGTGCTGTGGAGGAACAAGGAAGATTTGCACAGCCCTTGTGTAAAGGTGACAAGCGACTTCCCAGAGTCCAGGGAATACCGTGAAAGctgctcccccaccccaaaagtTGTTGCTCTGGCGCCTCAGGCACTAATAAAATGTCCAAACTCCTTTTCTGAGCTGTAATACCTGGTTGTCATCTCACAACGTTAAAAGTTTCTATC from Corvus moneduloides isolate bCorMon1 chromosome 19, bCorMon1.pri, whole genome shotgun sequence harbors:
- the SRSF2 gene encoding serine/arginine-rich splicing factor 2 — translated: MSYGRPPPDVEGMTSLKVDNLTYRTSPDTLRRVFEKYGRVGDVYIPRDRYTKESRGFAFVRFHDKRDAEDAMDAMDGAVLDGRELRVQMARYGRPPDSHHSRRGPPPRRYSSSGYGRRSRSPRRRRRSRSRSRSRSRSRSRSRYSRSKSRSRTRSRSRSTSKSRSARRSKSKSSSVSRSRSRSRSRSRSRSPPPASKRESNSRSRSKSPPKSPEEEGAVSS